Proteins co-encoded in one Cytobacillus sp. NJ13 genomic window:
- a CDS encoding MFS transporter has protein sequence MKKQPLWTKDFLSISITSFFLFMGFYVLLTTLPLYILDDLKGDETQVGLIISVFLIAAVISRPFTGKWIDEVGRRKILIASLIVFAVSSLLYFWADSTPALLALRFLHGVGFGMATTATGAIVADIVPNERRGEGLGYYAMFMNLAMVIGPFAGLTIVQYASFSWIFALCTVLSFIAIVLGVFVKIPQKAESTVKHPKFTLSSLFEKNAVPVAISAGILAFAYSGILSFISVYAKELDLLEAASFFFVVYAAFIIMSRPFTGRWFDAYGENKVIYPAIILFAAGLFLLSQANSTFVFLLSGAIIGLGYGTIVPSLQTVAIKQADPAKRGLATSTFFTLFDTGIGLGSYVLGILAVKTGFSSLYFMLGGVALFGLLVYYLLHGKKTEPKTIHSEADLPL, from the coding sequence ATGAAGAAACAGCCATTATGGACGAAGGATTTTTTGAGTATTTCTATTACTAGTTTTTTCTTATTTATGGGGTTTTATGTTTTGCTGACTACGCTTCCCCTTTATATTTTGGATGATTTAAAAGGGGACGAAACACAGGTAGGCCTAATTATTTCGGTCTTTCTGATTGCTGCAGTAATCAGCCGGCCTTTTACAGGGAAATGGATTGACGAGGTTGGACGCCGAAAGATCCTAATTGCTTCCTTGATTGTGTTTGCCGTATCTTCCCTGCTTTATTTCTGGGCTGACTCTACGCCTGCTCTTTTAGCACTGAGATTCCTGCACGGAGTTGGATTTGGCATGGCCACTACTGCAACTGGGGCTATCGTTGCTGATATTGTGCCGAATGAACGCAGAGGCGAAGGACTTGGCTATTATGCGATGTTCATGAATCTGGCCATGGTCATTGGCCCGTTTGCCGGTTTGACGATCGTTCAATACGCAAGCTTTTCATGGATTTTTGCTTTATGTACAGTTTTATCTTTTATTGCTATAGTGCTGGGTGTTTTTGTAAAAATACCGCAAAAAGCAGAGAGCACTGTGAAGCATCCAAAATTTACACTTTCAAGCTTATTTGAAAAAAATGCAGTTCCTGTGGCAATTTCTGCAGGCATCCTTGCTTTTGCTTACTCAGGAATTCTTTCCTTTATTTCTGTTTATGCGAAAGAGCTTGATTTGCTTGAAGCTGCAAGCTTCTTTTTTGTGGTATATGCCGCATTCATTATTATGTCCCGCCCATTTACAGGCCGCTGGTTTGATGCGTACGGAGAAAATAAAGTAATCTATCCGGCCATTATTCTTTTTGCTGCTGGGTTGTTTTTACTCAGTCAGGCAAACAGCACCTTTGTGTTTCTGCTGTCAGGTGCGATAATCGGATTGGGGTATGGCACTATTGTTCCGAGCCTTCAAACCGTTGCAATCAAGCAGGCGGATCCCGCTAAACGCGGGCTTGCAACCTCGACCTTTTTCACACTCTTTGATACCGGGATTGGATTAGGATCCTATGTTCTCGGCATACTTGCTGTTAAGACAGGCTTCTCATCGCTTTATTTTATGCTTGGTGGAGTAGCATTGTTTGGCTTGCTCGTCTACTACCTTCTTCACGGAAAAAAGACAGAACCAAAAACCATTCATTCAGAAGCAGATCTTCCATTATAA
- a CDS encoding DUF1992 domain-containing protein, with protein sequence MDFFSILSEDRIKKAYKDGDFDNLPGYGKPLPFDDLSSVPENLRMAYRIMKNAGFTDEENQMKKEMLTIEDLIKQCEDQEEKKALQKKLNEKMLRFNSMMSKRRQNTNSSLFKNYGEKINNKLF encoded by the coding sequence TTGGACTTCTTTTCTATACTGTCTGAAGATCGGATAAAAAAAGCGTACAAGGATGGCGATTTTGATAATTTGCCAGGCTATGGGAAACCGCTTCCGTTCGATGACTTGTCTTCCGTCCCTGAGAATTTGCGCATGGCCTACCGCATCATGAAAAATGCAGGATTCACTGATGAAGAAAACCAAATGAAGAAGGAAATGCTGACAATCGAAGATCTTATTAAACAATGTGAGGATCAGGAAGAAAAAAAAGCATTGCAGAAGAAACTTAACGAAAAGATGCTTCGCTTTAACAGCATGATGTCGAAAAGAAGACAAAACACCAACTCATCCCTTTTCAAAAACTACGGAGAAAAAATTAACAATAAATTATTCTAA
- the motB gene encoding flagellar motor protein MotB, whose amino-acid sequence MSRRKKKQHHEDHVDESWLLPYADLLTLLLALFIVLFAMSSVDAQKFQKLSKAFNDVFSGGTGVLEFPSPMPEGQMQSTDAVSEKPSKDLEEMAALDELEKEKLKQAADQEELAELQQRVNAFIENQNLADKLETSLTTEGLLVSIRDNVLFGSGSAEVREQDLKMASEIAELLIMDPPRNIIISGHTDNVPIRNSNFESNWELSVMRAVNFMKIILKNDQLDPKWFSAKGFGEFQPVAGNDTKEGRAKNRRVEILILPRTGNQP is encoded by the coding sequence ATGAGTAGGCGGAAAAAGAAGCAGCACCATGAGGATCATGTAGATGAATCCTGGCTTTTGCCGTATGCTGATTTATTAACTCTGCTTCTGGCCCTATTCATTGTCCTATTCGCAATGAGTTCCGTAGATGCCCAGAAATTTCAAAAGCTATCAAAGGCATTTAACGATGTCTTTTCAGGCGGAACCGGGGTATTGGAATTCCCAAGCCCAATGCCTGAAGGCCAAATGCAATCCACTGATGCTGTGTCCGAAAAGCCAAGCAAGGATCTGGAGGAAATGGCAGCTCTGGATGAATTGGAAAAAGAAAAGCTGAAGCAGGCTGCCGATCAGGAAGAACTGGCAGAGCTGCAGCAAAGAGTCAATGCATTTATCGAAAATCAAAATCTGGCAGATAAACTGGAAACCTCTTTAACCACCGAAGGACTGCTTGTGTCAATCCGGGATAATGTCCTGTTCGGCTCAGGCAGTGCAGAAGTCCGTGAGCAGGATTTAAAAATGGCAAGTGAAATTGCAGAGCTTCTCATCATGGACCCGCCAAGAAACATCATCATCAGCGGCCATACAGACAATGTCCCGATCCGCAACTCAAACTTCGAATCAAACTGGGAGCTCAGTGTGATGCGCGCTGTCAACTTTATGAAAATAATCCTGAAGAATGACCAGCTGGACCCTAAATGGTTCAGTGCCAAAGGCTTTGGAGAATTTCAGCCGGTTGCCGGAAATGATACCAAGGAAGGCAGAGCGAAGAACAGACGGGTAGAGATTTTAATATTGCCAAGAACGGGGAATCAGCCTTAG
- a CDS encoding STAS domain-containing protein, with protein MNKDEYITVLEKRVEEYVAAIADMTAPIIPSIIPQAILVPITGLLMAERFEKITAKILNHIKDHDTEFAIIDFTDITVDRIEQMCLSEVGEQIRNLTDSINLMGVKPYFVGMTPQLIKEIVLSGIELNAETHATFQAALKHLMKINSLVFQKV; from the coding sequence ATGAACAAAGATGAATATATAACGGTCCTTGAAAAAAGAGTGGAAGAATATGTGGCAGCTATAGCGGATATGACTGCACCGATTATTCCATCGATTATTCCCCAGGCGATACTGGTGCCCATTACAGGCCTGCTCATGGCAGAAAGATTCGAAAAAATTACGGCTAAAATCCTGAATCATATTAAAGACCATGACACTGAATTTGCCATCATAGATTTTACCGATATTACGGTCGACCGCATAGAGCAGATGTGCCTTTCCGAAGTTGGAGAGCAAATCCGCAACCTGACTGATTCCATTAATCTCATGGGAGTAAAGCCTTACTTTGTAGGAATGACCCCGCAGCTGATAAAGGAAATCGTCTTATCCGGCATTGAATTAAATGCTGAAACACATGCTACCTTCCAGGCGGCCTTAAAGCATTTAATGAAAATAAACAGCCTCGTCTTTCAAAAAGTATAA
- the motA gene encoding flagellar motor stator protein MotA translates to MDKTTIIGVILGIIAVGVGMVFKGVSPSVLINPAAILIIILGTAAAVAIAFPTNEIKRVPKLFGILFKEEKLMNPAEMIKMFSDWAQLARKEGLLALEVKTNEIENTFLKNGLSLAVDGQSADYIRDVLSEEIEAMEERHQAGAQIFSQAGTYAPSLGVLGAVIGLIAALGNMEDTTSLGHAISAAFVATLLGIFTGYVFWHPFANKLKRKSKQEAKIKSMMIEGILSILEGEAPRVIEQKLASYLPAGERRKFLEESSVTKDE, encoded by the coding sequence ATGGATAAAACAACGATTATAGGAGTAATATTAGGGATCATAGCAGTTGGTGTAGGGATGGTTTTTAAAGGGGTTTCCCCGTCTGTTCTGATTAACCCGGCCGCTATTCTGATCATTATCCTGGGAACTGCAGCAGCAGTGGCAATTGCATTTCCAACAAATGAAATCAAACGGGTGCCCAAGCTTTTTGGGATTTTATTTAAAGAAGAAAAGCTGATGAACCCGGCTGAGATGATTAAGATGTTTTCGGATTGGGCCCAGCTGGCAAGAAAAGAAGGATTGCTTGCACTTGAAGTCAAAACGAACGAAATCGAAAATACTTTTTTAAAGAACGGCTTATCTCTGGCTGTTGATGGGCAAAGTGCCGATTATATACGTGATGTATTAAGCGAAGAAATCGAAGCGATGGAAGAAAGACATCAGGCCGGAGCGCAAATTTTCAGCCAGGCAGGTACCTATGCCCCATCCCTTGGGGTGCTGGGAGCAGTAATTGGATTAATTGCAGCACTTGGAAATATGGAGGACACCACCAGCCTCGGTCATGCCATAAGTGCGGCATTCGTAGCAACCTTGCTGGGGATTTTCACGGGTTATGTGTTTTGGCATCCGTTTGCTAATAAGCTAAAGAGAAAATCCAAGCAGGAAGCAAAAATTAAAAGTATGATGATCGAAGGAATTCTTTCTATATTGGAAGGCGAGGCTCCTCGGGTAATAGAACAAAAGCTTGCTTCCTACCTTCCTGCAGGAGAACGCCGAAAATTCCTTGAAGAAAGCAGCGTGACGAAGGATGAGTAG
- a CDS encoding peroxiredoxin, with protein MNDSNASVFCAGRGDRAPVFIADAVIDHQIKKVNLENYIGKWVLLFFYPSDFTFVUPTELAAVAAVNPYLKALNCEAMSISTDSVYAHKVFKETSPSLKNVNYPMVSDRTHQISRAYKVLDEKSGAAVRASIFIDPNGIIAAKLIYPGEVGRNLHEHVRIMQGIQYAKQTGKGVPANWQPGQTGINIDPNLIGKI; from the coding sequence GTGAATGATTCGAATGCTTCCGTATTCTGTGCGGGCCGGGGAGACCGTGCTCCGGTTTTTATTGCAGATGCTGTCATTGATCATCAAATAAAAAAGGTCAATTTGGAGAATTATATTGGAAAATGGGTGCTGCTGTTTTTTTACCCGAGTGATTTCACATTTGTCTGACCGACAGAATTGGCGGCGGTCGCCGCTGTGAATCCATATTTAAAAGCCTTAAACTGTGAAGCAATGTCCATCAGTACGGACAGTGTATATGCTCATAAAGTCTTTAAGGAAACATCTCCCTCTTTAAAAAATGTAAATTATCCAATGGTAAGCGATCGAACCCATCAAATAAGCAGAGCTTATAAGGTTTTGGACGAAAAGTCTGGAGCTGCGGTCAGGGCATCTATTTTTATTGACCCCAATGGCATTATTGCGGCGAAGCTCATTTACCCCGGTGAAGTCGGCAGAAATCTGCATGAACATGTCAGAATCATGCAGGGAATTCAATATGCAAAGCAGACAGGGAAAGGTGTACCGGCCAATTGGCAGCCTGGCCAGACCGGGATTAACATTGATCCGAACTTAATAGGAAAAATCTGA